CGTTCCACCAGCAGGTGGTCGACACCGTGGTCGGACAGGAAGACGGAGGCGGCCAGGCCGCACCCTCCGCCGCCCACAATCAGCACCGGAACCTCGACTGCTTCCATGATCGGCCTTCCCTGACATGAGGTGACGGCCCGAACCGCAGCCTGGACACAGCTTCGGCGGGAGGAATTGGCCGGGGCTACGCGGCGAGTTGGCGTCGGCTTGGCGGCGTACGGAGCCGGGCGGGGCGCGTGGATCCGCTCCCCCATCAGCCGGGTGGACGACATCCGCACACCGCTGATGGTGGTCCAGGGCGGCAACGACGTACGTGTCGTCAAGGCGGAGTCCGAGCGGATCGTCGACATCGACGTCTACCGCGCGGCCGACCGCTTCCTCGCCCGCCACCTCGGCTGACTTCCGGACCCAGGGACCCACGAACATATGGCCCCTGGTGTACATGGGCCTGCCCGTCGTGGCCCTCGTCGTCGCCAACTCCGCGTCCGGTCTCGCGGTGCTGCGACTCGTACGCAAGCAACCCGTCCAGCC
This window of the Streptomyces niveus genome carries:
- a CDS encoding alpha/beta hydrolase family protein, which translates into the protein MAAYGAGRGAWIRSPISRVDDIRTPLMVVQGGNDVRVVKAESERIVDIDVYRAADRFLARHLG